The DNA region GCCGTTGTGGTTGGTAACCTGCAAAGACCCTGGGATCCCAACGCACTCCGTGTGTGGGGTGAACGAGTCTGGACTTTACCAGAGATCGTTCTCAGCAAGGGTGAGACAGTCACCGTCTGGCACTGTGGCACTCGACCTTCCATGAATCCATACGAATTCACCGAGATACCCAAAGCCCTTTTCCCAACCTGTGCATGGGCAGACGCCTTGAACTCGCGCCAGCTGATCGAGCACTACGGCAACCTTCACCTCAGCCGTCTCGAGCTCGTCAAGATTGCTCTAGAGTGCTTGATGAGCCGCCATTTCCGTGCGATGCATCCAGGCGACCGTGTTTACGTCCTCATGGGTCTCTTGCGTATCCGGCCTCCCATCGACAGCACCGACACTTCTTTCCAGGCCTTTGCTCGTTTGTCTCTGCCTCAGGACAGTGATCGTCTCATGGAGCGTCTGATCTGTCTTTTGCCCGACTTTCCCGGGCAGAACTGGGAGCTCATGACAGACCAGTACAAGGCTAGCTTGTGGGATGTGTACCCAAACACGCAGATCTGCGCCATTGGCGAAAATGACACGGTGGTGATAGACGATGCCAAGGGCGCCCAGATTCAGTGGTCAGAGTTCACGCGGGTTCGAACGCTACGGAAGCTGACGGCGAAGCGTGAATTCTTCATCTACTTCCTCGTCTGGTCCCCTTTGGTCTTTTTTATCGGCGTCATCCTTGCAGCCCTGTTTCAACCGCCGCCTCCGATGCCGAACTCCATGTATAACTACCCAGTGCCTACCAACCCAGCCTACCAAGCGGGTGTTGCTATCACGGTCATcactcttctcttcttcattCTGCCGGCCCCCTATTTCCTCTGGCACATTTACTCTGGAAAGCTTTGGGAAGTGGAGCCGTGTTTCTTTGGAATTGAAGGCTATGTTCCCATCGAGGCGATTGAAGAGAAGCTGTTTGGTACCAGAGGTAGTCATGCTCGTCTTCAGTGGAGCACATGGGGTTCACCTCTTTCTCGACACACCCAGGGCAGAGTCACTCGCGAGCGGTCGGTCAAATTTAAGTACCAAGACGCCATCGACCCTGGAACTGGTATCCAGAATGCGGTGCCGGTTCTCAGTCTCGACGGGAACATTGACACGTATCATGTCGAATCGATAGACCCTACCAGCCCCTGTTCGCACTGCTCAAGCAACGCTAGTGGCGGGCGGTATTGTAGCTACCATCCGACCGTGGCTTCCTGTCAGGACATGAGCCGCAGCAAAATGGGCCAGATGAAGGTGTTCACGCTTGTGGACACCTACAACATGACCGTCACACTGTTTTATGCTGTCCGTCCTCCCACGGTTCTGGTACTCGGTGGCAGCGAAGGCGGCATGAAGCGTGCCATTGCCTGTTCCTTTGATATCACGACCGGAACTCTGTACAGGGAAACTGTCCTGAGAATCCCTTCTCAGAGTGCGGATCGCATGGAAGGGCTTGGCCGGCTTCGCCTCGGGCTGGTTCGGCCGTTCCTTGACAATGATGTGCGAAAGACACTCTCCAGCCAGCCCgtacagcagcagcagtcctCGACAGTCTTTCAGGAGCAGGCCACTCCCACATCTGTCCATGTGCCCATCGTCCACGAACCAAAAATCTGAGGGTCTCGATGATGTTCAAGTCCGGTTGCCAGCCAAGTCAAAT from Podospora pseudopauciseta strain CBS 411.78 chromosome 6, whole genome shotgun sequence includes:
- a CDS encoding hypothetical protein (EggNog:ENOG503NWE9); this translates as MSHYQSDKALKINTLTLPLFIKICCLCSFLLVTLPRLTQLMASTGRQVDYHGADIQPDRDRINGFLTLMNEAVPPAQVHSSSQSVSHPPQYPPAPRPVANTPGSGALPANNRQYCSTSGFHQQLQAQVATKTLLLLDTPGTAMSEKPLSTGSRASSHPNPYQDVSSWWAAFFKGGFSWRWFGGPHLYFRPNLEYADSTPFFVTDGLGREKVYNQPFECYIDPFTGKIEKLYVQAPSSICLLGSVDPNCTWKRTPIRNVTPFLLRVGNLPFRFIPAERRGHRSKFTFEDWCIVIGMWIPSVAIFLMSWTVYDPSGPVEGKDPTKYLPLMYRGLKYPRLARNMLENRHQVAQLLYRYTSWNTTAALSSYRTFRPRFLNYLVQTELPDGRKFFSFETRPVPDNDITPFIMIAWSSAHYELKSRENESGLPRNNEGDLDALLSVGVKASVKYFGLEPEKQDLRQHPKAFWCSANCMPPTKRVDHLGRVVNVDGEEKELLANQDTYSISDIVRTAQHVAVVVGNLQRPWDPNALRVWGERVWTLPEIVLSKGETVTVWHCGTRPSMNPYEFTEIPKALFPTCAWADALNSRQLIEHYGNLHLSRLELVKIALECLMSRHFRAMHPGDRVYVLMGLLRIRPPIDSTDTSFQAFARLSLPQDSDRLMERLICLLPDFPGQNWELMTDQYKASLWDVYPNTQICAIGENDTVVIDDAKGAQIQWSEFTRVRTLRKLTAKREFFIYFLVWSPLVFFIGVILAALFQPPPPMPNSMYNYPVPTNPAYQAGVAITVITLLFFILPAPYFLWHIYSGKLWEVEPCFFGIEGYVPIEAIEEKLFGTRGSHARLQWSTWGSPLSRHTQGRVTRERSVKFKYQDAIDPGTGIQNAVPVLSLDGNIDTYHVESIDPTSPCSHCSSNASGGRYCSYHPTVASCQDMSRSKMGQMKVFTLVDTYNMTVTLFYAVRPPTVLVLGGSEGGMKRAIACSFDITTGTLYRETVLRIPSQSADRMEGLGRLRLGLVRPFLDNDVRKTLSSQPVQQQQSSTVFQEQATPTSVHVPIVHEPKI